One Fuerstiella marisgermanici DNA window includes the following coding sequences:
- a CDS encoding metallopeptidase: protein MLRFTLLILTLSSTVAASAIAQVSSFKTPVQRNIEGWTVLIDPDLLAADHQKTADRALKALANHLQRVTFIVPAERVTELQKLRIWVDLSHELKSMQYHPSERWLTENGYNPKLVKCVHIPRAAALFDPHMWAKHPYCVLHELAHAYHDQVLNFEHPQIKAAYDNAKQAGILEDVLAHTGNRVKHYGLTNHKEYFAESTEAYFGVNDFYPFVRAELKEHDPRMFATLVKVWGPVQ, encoded by the coding sequence ATGCTGCGTTTCACCCTGCTGATTCTTACGCTGTCCTCAACGGTTGCGGCCAGTGCCATCGCCCAGGTTTCATCTTTCAAAACTCCGGTGCAACGCAACATCGAAGGTTGGACGGTTCTGATTGATCCGGACCTGCTTGCGGCAGACCATCAGAAGACGGCTGATCGAGCGTTAAAAGCATTGGCGAACCATCTGCAGCGAGTCACCTTTATCGTGCCTGCTGAGCGTGTCACGGAACTGCAGAAGCTGCGAATCTGGGTGGACCTGTCGCATGAATTGAAGTCGATGCAGTACCACCCGTCGGAACGATGGCTGACCGAAAACGGCTACAATCCCAAGCTGGTAAAGTGCGTGCATATTCCTCGTGCTGCAGCATTGTTCGATCCGCACATGTGGGCCAAGCATCCCTACTGCGTGCTGCATGAGTTGGCTCATGCGTATCATGACCAGGTGTTAAACTTCGAACATCCACAGATTAAAGCGGCGTACGACAATGCGAAGCAGGCTGGAATTCTGGAAGACGTTCTGGCTCATACCGGCAACCGAGTAAAACACTACGGCCTAACCAATCACAAAGAGTACTTCGCCGAATCGACCGAGGCGTACTTCGGCGTCAACGACTTCTATCCGTTTGTGCGAGCGGAACTGAAGGAGCATGACCCGCGGATGTTTGCTACGCTGGTCAAAGTTTGGGGGCCAGTGCAGTAG